The DNA segment CACGATGCCTTCATCACCTGGGACGAGCCGGGCCAGGTCGTCGAGCGCTTCAGCGGCAGCCAGCTCATCCAGGGCGAGCCCGACGCCAGTTCCTTCCCCAGCGGCGGTCTCCGCGCCACCTTCGAGGCCCGCGGCTACACCGCCTGGGATCCGGCGAGCCCGGCCTTCCTGATGGAAGGGCCCCTCGGCAAGACCCTGTGCATCCCCACCGCCTTCGTCGGGTACCACGGCGAGGCGCTGGACCACAAAGTGCCCCTTCTCCGCTCCATGGAGGCGATCTCCCGCCGCGCGGTGGAGGCCCTCTCCCTCCTAGGCGCCAAGGCGGATTCCGTCGTGGCCCAGTGCGGTCCCGAGCAGGAGTACTTCGCGGTGGACCTGGAGCTGGCCCAGCAGCGGCCCGACCTGATGTTCGCCAACCGCACCCTCCAGGGCGCCAAGCCGCCCAAGGGCCAGGAGCTGGAGGACCACTACTTCGGCAGCATCAAGGAGCGCGTCCTGGGCTTCATGCAGGAAGTCGAGCTGGAGTGCTTCAAGCTCGGCATCCCCGCCAAGACCCGCCACAACGAAGTGGCCCCCAACCAGTTCGAGATCGCGCCCATCTATGAGGCGGCCAACCTCGCCAGCGACCACAACCAGCTCCTGATGGAGATCCTCAAGTCCGTGGGCGAGCGCCACGGCCTGGCGATCCTGCTGCACGAGAAGCCCTTCGCCGGCGTCAACGGCAGCGGCAAGCACGTCAACTGGAGCCTGGCCACCGACGAGGGCCAGAACCTGCTGGAGCCGGGCCAGACCCCCGAGGAGAACCTGCAGTTCCTGTACTTCCTGAGCGCCACCCTCAAGGCCATCCACACCCACGGCGGCCTGCTCCGCGCCGCCATCGCCAGCGCCGGCAACGACCACCGCCTGGGCGCCAACGAGGCGCCGCCGGCCATCATGTCGGCCTTCCTCGGCGCGCAGCTCAGCCACATCCTCGACGCCATCGAGAAGGGCGACGCGGCGGACGCCTCCATCCAGCGGATCCTCGACCTGGGAATCGGCAACCTGCCCCGCATCGAGAAGGACGCCACGGACCGCAACCGCACCAGCCCCTTCGCGTTCACGGGCAACAAGTTCGAGTTCCGCGCCGTGGGTTCCAGCCAGCCCATCGCCCTCCCGCTCACGGTGATCAACGCCGCCGTGGCCGAGGCGCTGGAAGTCCTGAACGGTCGCCTGGAGACCGAGATCGCGGCCGGCAAGGAGCACAAGGCGGCGGTGATGGTCGTGGTGCGCCAGACGATCATCGAGACCAAGGCCATCCGCTTCGAGGGCAACGGGTATGCGGACGAGTGGAAGGCCGAGGCCGAGCGCCGCGGGCTGCCCCACGCCAAGGACACCGTGGCCGCCCTTCCCATCTGGGAGGAGGAGGCCTCCAAGACCGTGTTCTCCCGCGGCGGCATCCTGTCCGTGGGCGAACTGGAGTCCCGCCTCCACATCCGCCACGAGCAGTACCAGAAGGCCATCGCCATCGAGACCCAGGTCCTGCGCGAGATGGCGGAAACGCAGATCCTGCCTTCCATCACGGCGGACCTCGGCGCTCGCGCCGAGAGCCTGGCCAAGCTGGCGGCCGCGGGCATCACCGTGCCCGAGACCCTGAAGGCCGCCCTGCAGGTCCAGGCCACGCTGGCCGGGGAAGCGCAGTCCCGCCTGCTGGAGATGAAGGCGGCCCTCGCGGAGGCGGAGGGGCTGGAAGACCTCCACGCCCGCACCGGCGCCTTCGGCGCGAAGGTGAACGAAGCGAAGCACGCCCTCCGCGAAGTCTTGGATCGCCTCGAAGAGGCCTGCGACGCCGACCTGTGGCCCCTGCCGAAGTACTGGCAGCTCCTGTCTCCCCTGGTCTAGTCCGCGGGAAGCGAAAAGAAAAGGGCCGCATCCGCGGCCCTTTTCTTTGGTCGCTGTTCGGCTACCGCCCGAACCGGAACACGGCGCTCGCCTGGAGCCAGGTGGCCGTGTCGAAGTTGAACCCGTCGCCGCCGTGCTTGTCCACGAAGACCTGGTTCAGCGTTCCTTCCACCGAGAAGTTGCGATTGAAGATGTAGCCCGCGCCGCCGCGCGCGCCCAGCTTTCCGCTCTGGCTGTAGCTGCCGCCGCGGCGGATCCCCGCGCCGTCGGTGTACTCCCAGTCGTTCTTGACGCTGTTGAGGCTGGCGCCGGCGAGGGCGTACCAGCCCAGGTTCGGGCTGCGGAAGCGGTAGACCCAGTCGGCGCCGGCCTGCAGGATCTTGAAGTCGTTCTGGGCGTTCTCGAACCCGCCCCAGCCCGAGCCGGGGAACGACTGGTAGGTGAGGTGCGCGCGGATCTCCTGGCGGGGCGCGATGGGGAATTCGAGGTGTCCGCCGACGTGGACGCCGAAGAACTGGTTGGTGCCCCATCCGGACTTGTCCTTCAGGTCGCCGCCGGGAAGGGAGAGGCCGGTGTAGAGACCGCCGGTGATGTCCTGGGCCGCCAGGGGCAGCGCCAGGAAGGCTAGGGTGAGGACAGCGCGGTGACGCATGGAACCTCCGACGAAAGCGGCCCAGAACGGGTCAGGGGGCCAGCCTACCCGGACTCCGATTTTCCCGCGTCATCCGAAGGGTCTATTCGATCGTCACGCCGCGGCCGGTGCGGATCCGCTGTTCGATGCGGGAGGTGCTGTGCCCGGGCAGGAAGGGGATGAGGACCAGCCGCCCTCCGCGGCCCTCCACCACGTCGCGTCCCACCACTGTCTCCGGCGTGTAGTCCCCGCCCTTGACCAGGACGTCGGGCTGGAGCGCCGCGATGAGCGCGAGGGGCGTGTCCTCGTCGAAGCGGACCACGGCGTCCACGCTCCGCAGGCCGAGGAGGACGGCGGCGCGCGCCGCCTCGTCCTGCAGGGGCCGGCCGGTTCCCTTCAGCCGCGCCACGGAGGCGTCGCTGTTCAGGCCCACCACCAGGAAGTCGCCCAGGGCGCGGGCGTCGGCGAGGTACTGGACGTGGCCGGGATGGATGAGGTCGAAGCACCCGTTGGTGAAGCACAGCGTCTTCGGGCGGGGGAGGGCCGCGAGAAAGGCTTCGGGAGTCTGGAAGAAACGGGTGGGTGACGGCATCGAAAGGGTCGGGATACCATGAAGGATTCGGGAAAAGGGTCCCGGGAGAAGTGTGCCATGCCGCTCTATGAATACCGTTGCGAAGCTTGCGGCCAGCCCGAGGAGCGGCTGGAGACGCTGTCCGCGCCCCTCTTCCACGCGTGCCCGGTCTGCGGCGCCGCCGAGGGGATGAAGCGCCAGGCCTCGGTTTCCGCCTTCGCCCTGGCGGGGGACGGTTGGTACAAGGGGTCGGCTTCCGAGCCGGCGGCGGCTTCTCCGGCGGCCAAGGCCGACGCTCCCAAGGAAACGTCCAAGGGCCACGGGTGCGCCGCGGGCGGCTGCGGATGTCCGCTGGCGGGTTGACGCGGGGCGGTGATGTCCGTCCCATTTCGACCTGATGCGTTGACTTCCGGGCTCTTTCCGTTAGCCTAGATGGTTCCGGCCCCGTGGGCCGGCGCAGGTTTTTCATCCGTCCGACGTTCCCCGGTCTCCGCAGGAACCTCTCGGGCCCAGGCCCGGATCCACCGGTGCCTTCCTTGGAGGATGGTGTGCCTACCATCAATCAGCTGATCCGCCTCGGGCGGAAGACGTTCCAGAACAAGACCAAGAGCCCCGCGCTCGACGCCTGCCCGCAGAAGCGCGGCGTGTGCACCCGCGTGTTCACCACCACCCCCAAGAAGCCGAATTCCGCGCTTCGCAAGGTGGCCCGCGTGCGCCTCACCAACGGCATCGAGTGCACCACCTACATCCCCGGCGTGGGCCACAACCTGCAGGAGCACAGCATCGTGCTCATCCGCGGCGGCCGCGTGAAGGATCTGCCGGGCGTGCGCTACCACGTGGTGCGCGGCACCCTCGACGCCACCGGTGTCGCGGGCCGCAACCAGTCCCGCTCCAAGTACGGCGCCAAGCGCCCCAAGGCTGGCGCCGCGCCGGCCAAGAAGAAGTAGGGGAGGTAAACCATGGCTCGCCGTTCCGCACCCGCCAAGCGTGAGATCCTCCCGGATCCCGTCTACAACAGCCTCACCGTCTCCAAGTTCGTCAACATCCTGATGGAGCGCGGCAAGAAGGCCACCGCCGAGCGCATCCTCTACGGAGCGCTGGAAATCGTCGCCAAGAAGTCCGGCGAAGAGGCCCTCGAGGCTTTCCAGAAGGCCCTGAACAACATCAAGCCCACGGTGGAAGTCAAGTCCCGCCGCGTGGGCGGCGCCACCTACCAGGTGCCCGTGGAGGTTCCCCAGAACCGCCGCCAGTCCCTGGCCATGCGCTGGCTGAAGACCTACTCCGCCTCCCGCGGCGAGCGCACCATGCGCGACAAGCTGGCGGGCGAGATTCTGGACGCCATGAACTTCCGCGGCGCCGCGATCAAGAAGAAGGACGACGTCCACAAGATGGCCGAAGCCAACAAGGCCTTCGCCCACTTCCGCTGGTAGCAGCCCGTCCGACGGAAAGGGCCGCCGCTCCGCGGCGGCCCCTTTCTTGACGACCGATCCCTTTCGATCCTTTCCGCACCGAATCCCCTATTCAGGAGGCCGACGTGGCCCGCCAGACCCCCCTCGAGCGCTACCGGAACATCGGCATCATGGCGCACATCGATGCCGGCAAGACCACCACGACGGAGCGCATCCTCTACTACACCGGCAAGATCCACAAGATCGGCGAGGTGCATGAGGGCGCGGCTACCACCGACTGGATGGTGCAGGAGCAGGAGCGCGGGATCACCATCACGTCCGCCGCCATCACCGCCGCCTGGACCCCCCAGACGGGCCAGCTGAAGGGCGTGGAGCACCGCATCAACATCATCGACACCCCCGGCCACGTGGACTTCACCGCCGAGGTGGAGCGCTCCCTGCGCGTCCTCGACGGTGCCTGCGCCGTGTTCTGCGCCGTGGGCGGCGTCGAGCCCCAGTCCGAGACCGTGTGGCGCCAGGCCGACAAGTACGGCGTGCCCCGCATGGCCTTCGTGAACAAGATGGACCGCCCCGGCGCGAACTTCTTCCGGGTGGTGGAGATGATGCAGAGCCGCCTGAAGGCGCGCCCCATGCCCATCCAGATCCCCATCGGCGCCGAGGACGAGTTCAAGGGCGTGGTCGATCTCGTGATGATGAAGGCCCTCACCTTCGACGAGGCCGACAAGGGCTTCAAGGTCCTCTACGGTGAGATCCCCGCCGATCTGGTGGAGACCGCCAAGGAGTGGCGCGAGAAGATGATCGAAATGGTCGCCGAGACCGACGACACCCTGATGGACAAGTACCTGGGCGGCGAAGAGCTGACCGAGGACGAGGTCCGCACGGGCATCCGCAAGGGCTGCATCAACCTGACCTTCACGCCGATGATGTGCGGCTCCGCCTTCAAGAACAAGGGCGTCCAGCCCATGCTCGACGCGGTGGTGAGCTACATGCCTTCGCCCCTCGACATCGCGGCCATCAAGGGCGTGGACGAGGATGGCAACGAGGCCGAGCGCAAGGCTGACGACAGCGAGCCTTTCAGCGCCCTCATCTTCAAGATCATGGCCGATCCCTTCGTGGGTTCGCTGGCCTTCCTGCGCGTCTATTCGGGCGTGCTGGCCGCCGGTTCCGGCGTCTACAACCCCGCCAAGGGCCGCCGCGAGCGCATCGGGCGCCTCCTCCAGATGCACGCGAACAAGCGCGAGGACATCGAGGAAGTCCGCACCGGCGACATCGGCGCTGCCGTGGGCCTCAAGGATGTCCTCACCGGGCAGACCATCTGCGACGAGAACCACCCCGTGATCCTGGAGTCCATGGACTTCCCCGATCCCGTGATCCAGGTGGCCATCGAGCCCAAGACCAAGGCCGACCAGGAGAAGATGGGCGTCGCCCTCAGCCGCCTGGCCCAGGAGGATCCCACTTTCAAGGTGAAGACCGATCCCGAGACCAACCAGACGATCATCGCCGGGATGGGCGAGCTCCACCTCGAGATCATCGTCGACCGCATGATGCGCGAGTTCAAGGTCGAGGCCAACGTGGGCAAGCCGATGGTGGCCTACCGCGAGACGATTCGGAAGCGGGTCGAAGCCGAAGGCAAGTTCGTGCGTCAGTCCGGCGGTCGCGGCCAGTACGGCCACGTCAAGCTCATCATCGAGCCCAACGAGGCCGGCAAGGGCTACGAGTTCGTCAACGACATCAAGGGCGGCGTGGTTCCCAAGGAATACATCAAGCCCACCGACCAGGGCATCCAGGAAGCCATGCAGTCCGGCGTCCTCGCGGGCTACCCCTGCGTCGACATCAAGGTCACCATCTTCGACGGCAGCTACCACGACGTGGACTCCAACGAAATGGCGTTCAAGATCGCCGGCTCCATGGGCTTCAAGGCGGGCTGCGAGAAGGCCTCCCCCGTGATCCTCGAGCCGATCATGGCCGTCGAGGTCGTGGTCCCCGAGGATTACATGGGCGACGTCATCGGCAACCTGAACAGCCGCCGCGGCCGCATCGAGAACATGGAGGACCGCGCGGGCTCCAAGGTGGTCACCGCCAAGGTGCCCCTCGCCGAGATGTTCGCCTACTCCACCACCCTGCGCGGCATGACCCAGGGCCGCGGCAACTACACCATGCAGTTCTCGCACTACGAGGAAGCGCCCCGCAACGTGGCCGAAGAGATCGTGGCCAAGGTCAAGGGCGCCAAGTAATCGGCGGGGGTTCCACGCTCCGCTGACGCTGCGCGAACACCCCCGCACCCCCGCATCTCGGTCTGGCAAAGCCGGTCCCTCGATGCTGACAACTTCAAGCATTCTTGTTTTACCTGCAGTTCTAGCCCCTCTCGGGGTGAGGCCGTTCTTCGAACCTTCGGGTTGCCGGGCCTCCTGATCCACCGCTTCCTCCTCCGGGAGGTCGTGCGTTCTTCTAAAAAGCCGTTGAATTTACAGCGGCTTTTGTTATGCTGATCAGCCCTGTCCCCGTTTCCGGGATGGATCCACTTGGGCGGTCAACGCCCCACGTCTATGGACGGGTCTGCCGTCCCAATGGAGTGAGCATGAAAGACAACATCCGCATCCGTTTGCGTGCCTTCGATCACCGTCTGCTCGACCAGAGCACCCGCGAGATCGTGGACACGGCCAAGCGCACGGGCGCCCAGGTGGCCGGGCCCATTCCCCTGCCCACCCGGACGAACAAGTACACCGTGAACCGTTCCCCCCACGTGGACAAGAAGAGCCGCGATCAGTTCGAGATCCGCACGCACAAGCGGCTGCTCGACATCCTGAATCCGACTCAGAACACCGTGGACACCTTGATGCGCCTCGACCTCCCCGCGGGTGTCGACGTCGAGATCAAGGTCTTCAGCCGCCAGGGCAACCGGTAAGGGAGGGGAGAAGACATGTCCAAAGGAATCATCGGCAAGAAGCTGGGAATGACCCAGATCTTCAATGAGCAGGGGCAGATCGTCCCGGTGACCGTCATCCAGGCCGGTCCCTGCGTCATCGTTCAGCGCAAGACGTCCGCCAAGGACGGCTACGAGGCCGTGCAGATCGGCTTCGTGGACCCCAACGGCGGCAAGCGCGCCTCCAAGGCTGAGAAGGGCCACTGCGAGAAGCTGGGCATCGCCCCGCTTCGCGTCATCCGCGAGATCAAGGTGGATGCCTCCAGTGCCGCCCAGCCCGGCGATAGCGTCCTGGCGAGCGCCTTCGAGGCGAAGACCAAGGTGAACGTCACCGGCATCAGCAAGGGCAAGGGCTTCGCCGGCGTCATCAAGCGGCACCACTTCGCCGGCGGCCGCGCGACCCACGGCTCCATGTTCCACCGCGCTCCCGGCTCCATCGGCGGATCCAGCTACCCCAGCCGCGTGTTCCCCGGAATGCGCATGGCCGGCCACATGGGCGATGCCCAGGTGACCGTCCGCAACCTGGAGATCGCCAAGGTGGACGTCGAGAACAACCTGCTGCTCATCAAGGGCGCCGTCCCCGGCCCCAAGGGTGGGTACATCGTCATCAAGCAGGAGGCCTAGGATGGCAGCGTTCCAGCACCCCGTCGTCAACTTCGACAACCAGTCGGTCGGCACTGTCGATCTCCTGCCCGAGGTGTTCAAGCTCGAGGACCTGAACCAGCACCTGATCTGGGAAGCGGTCCGCCACTTCCTGGCGAAGCGCCGCGCCGGCACCGCCAAGACCAAGGACAAGTGGGAAGTCAGCGGCTCCGGCAAGAAGCTGTGGAAGCAGAAGGGCACCGGCCGCGCCCGCATGGGCTCCATCCGCAGCCCGCTGTGGAAGGGCGGCGCCACCGTCCATGGTCCCCACCCCCGTTCCTACGACTACGCCTTCCCCAAGAAGGCCCGCCGCGCGGCCCTGCGCAACGCGCTGTCCGCCAAGCTGGCGAGCGGCCAGGTGACGGTGGTCGAGAACTGGGACATCGCGTCCCACAAGACCAAGGCCTTCATTCAGACCCTCGGCAAGCTCGGCATCACCGGTTCCGCCCTCCTGGTGGGCACCGAGGCCAGCGAGAAGCTCTCCATGGCCGCCGGCAACAACCCCAAGCTGCAGACCATCGAGAGCCTGGGCGTCAACGTCTATGAGCTCCTCAAGTACGACCAGGTGATCTTCTCCAAGGAAGCCGTCCTGGCCCTCCAGGAAGTGGTGAAGCCATGACCAAGATCTTCGACGTGATCCGCAAGCCCCTCCTCACGGAGAAGGGCCAGATCCTGCGGGAAAAGAACATCCAGGTGTTCGAAGTCGCCACCTGGGCCACCAAGCACCAGATCCAGGAAGCCGTGGAGCTCCTGCTCCAGTCCAAGGTGAAGGCCATCCGCACCGTGCGGATCCCCAGCCGGACCAAGCGCCTGGGCCGCTTCGTGGGGACCTCCGGCCCCCGGAAGAAGGCCTACGTCGAGCTCGCCGAAGGCGCCCCCGCGGCCGAGTAGGCGACGACGCATCTCCTATGGCGGACGGACAAGCTTTGCCCACTATCGCCCGCCCTTTTCAACCCTGAGGCAAGAGGACAACCATGAGCATCAAGCAGCTCAAGCCCACGACCCCCGGTCAGCGCGGCATGTCCAAGTTCGGCTTCGAGGAGATCACCACGGACGCCCCCGAGCGCTCCCTGATCGCCAAGAAGAACCGCACTGGCGGCCGTTCCAACACCGGCCGGATCACCACCCGCCACATCGGCGGGGGCCACAAGCGCCAGTACCGCATCATCGACTTCAAGCGCAACAAGCTCGAAGTGCCCGCCAAGGTGGCCACCATCGAGTACGACCCCAACCGCACCGCCCGCATCGCCCTGCTGGTCTACGCGGACGGCGAGAAGCGCTACATCCTGGCCCCCGACGGCCTCGAAGTGGGCCGCACCGTGGTGGCCGGCAAGAACGCCGACATCCTGGTGGGCAACGCGCTCCCCCTGCGCAACATCCCGGTCGGCAACACCGTGCACAACATCGAGATGAAGCCGGGCAAGGGCGGCCAGATCGCCCGCGCCGCCGGCACCTTCGCCCAGCTCGTGGCGAAGGAAGACGACTACGCCCAGCTCCGCATGCCCTCCGGCGAGATCCGCAAGATCCACCTGGAGTGCTACGCGACCATCGGGACCGTCGGCAACCTCCAGCACGAGAACGTGCAGCTCGGCAAGGCCGGCCGCACCCGCTGGAAGGGCATCCGCCCGACCGTCCGAGGCGTGGTGATGAACCCCGTCGACCACCCGCACGGCGGCGGCGAAGGCCGCACCTCCGGCGGACGCCACCCCGTGACCCCTTGGGGTCAGCCGACGCGCGGTTACAAGACCCGCGGCAACCGGCGCACGGACAAGTTCATCGTCAAGCGGATCAACTAGGAGGCCCGACAATGGCACGTTCCCTGAAAAAAGGCCCGTTCATTGACGCCCACCTCCAGAAGAAGGTGGAAGTCGCCCAGGCGGCCAACGACAAGCGCGTGATCAAGACCTGGTCCCGCCGTTCGACGGTCGTTCCGCAGATGATCGGACTGACCCTCGCCGTTCACAACGGCAACAAGTTCATTCCTGTGTATGTCACCGAGAACATGATCGGCCACAAGCTGGGCGAATTCGCCCTGACCCGCACCTTCAAGGGGCACGCGGGCAAGGCTGACACCAAGGCGAAGGGGAAGTGACGATGGCTGAGATCGTTTCCACCGCCACCGTTCGCCACCTGCGCGGCTCGGCCCAGAAGGCCCGCCTCGTGGTGGACATGATTCGCGGCAAGCAGGTCGGCGAGGCCCAGTGGGTTCTCACCCAGGCCAAGAAGTACGCCGCCGCCCCCATCCGCAAGCTCCTGGATTCCGCCGTGGCCAACGCCATCGACAAGAATCCCTCCGTCAACCCCGACGCCCTGATGGTGAAGACCGCCTTCGTGGACGAGGGCTTCCGCATGAAGCGCGTCCGCCCTGCGCCCATGGGCCGGGCCTACCGGGTCCAGAAGCGCACCTGCCACATCACCATCCAGCTCGCCGCGGCCGGGGAGGAGTAGTCATGGGTCAGAAGGTCCACCCGTACGGGTTCCGCCTCGTCCATCAGAAGAACTGGCACAGCAAGTGGTTCTCCAAGCGCGAGTACTCCGCGCTGCTGCACGAGGATCTCAAGCTGCGCCGCGAACTGAAGAAACAGCTGCACAGCCTCAACGCGATGATCTCGAAGATCGACATCGAGCGCGCCGCGGACAAGGTCACCGTGCGCATCTTCACCGCCCGCCCCGGCATCGTGATCGGCCGCAAGGGCGCCGAGATCGACAAGCTGCGCGAAGACCTCCAGAAGCGCCTGAACCGCCCCGTGTCCGTCGACATCCAGGAGATCAAGAAGCCTGAAGTCGATGCCCAGCTCGTGGCCGAGGGCGTGGCCCAGCAGCTCGAGCGCCGCATCGCCTTCCGCCGCGCGATGCGCAAGGCTGAGGAAGCCGCGATCCGCTTCGGCGCCAAGGGCTTCAAGATCAAGGTCTCCGGCCGCCTGAACGGCGCCGAGATCGCCCGGACCGAGGACTACCTCTCCGGCCAGATGCCCCTGCAGACCATCCGCGCGGGCGTTGACTACGGTTTCGCCGAGGCCCGCACGACCTACGGGATCATCGGCATCAAGGTTTGGGTGAACCTGGGCGACCAGGTTGCCGAGACCGTGAAGCGCTGAGGTGACCCTATGCTGATGCCCAAGAAGGTCAAGAACCGCAAAACCCAGAAGGGCCGCACGCGCGGCGTCGCCACCCGCGGCAATGATCTCGCCTTCGGCGATTTCGGCCTCAAGGCGATGGAGCACTGCTGGCTCACGAACCGCGAGATCGAAGCCGCCCGTATCGCCATGACCCGCCACATCAAGCGCGGCGGCAAGATCTGGATCCGCATCTTCCCCGATCGGCCCACCACGTCGAAGCCCGCGGAAACCCGCATGGGTTCCGGCAAGGGAGCTCCGGACGGCTGGGTGGCGGTGATCCGCCCCGGTCGCATCCTCTTCGAAATGGAAGGGGTCACCGAGGAAATCGCGCGCGAAGCCCTGCGGCTCGCCCAGATGAAGTTGTCCGTGGCGTCCGAATTCGTCAGCCGCACGCCGCCGGAGGAGTGAGAGCCATGTCCAAGAAGAATCCCTTTTCCGAATTGACCGGCAAGAGCGTCGAGGAGCTCGCGCAGCTGGAGGCCGAACTGGCCGCCAAGCGCTTCACCCTCCGCTTCCAGCACGCCGTGGGCCAGGTCGAGAACACCGCCGAGATCCGCAAGACTCGCCGGGAACTCGCCCGCGTCAAAACCGCCCTGGC comes from the Geothrix sp. 21YS21S-4 genome and includes:
- the rplP gene encoding 50S ribosomal protein L16 produces the protein MLMPKKVKNRKTQKGRTRGVATRGNDLAFGDFGLKAMEHCWLTNREIEAARIAMTRHIKRGGKIWIRIFPDRPTTSKPAETRMGSGKGAPDGWVAVIRPGRILFEMEGVTEEIAREALRLAQMKLSVASEFVSRTPPEE
- the rpmC gene encoding 50S ribosomal protein L29 → MSKKNPFSELTGKSVEELAQLEAELAAKRFTLRFQHAVGQVENTAEIRKTRRELARVKTALATKLA